In Candidatus Defluviibacterium haderslevense, the following are encoded in one genomic region:
- a CDS encoding aryl-sulfate sulfotransferase, with protein MKLFSQLVFLILVISSKLASQQWGDYTLIAPNNSTTAQLVDTDAVVVKTWNLNGSMTGYSSHLMPGGFLWRTVRYSPNSFAGGGQTGKVQKLAWDGTLLWDFVYSTTAYSMHHDICPMPNGNVLLISYEKRTAAEVSAAGSTFNGEMWPDKVVEVKPTGLTTGDVIWEWKVWDHLVQNTNASKANYQSSIVNHPELLNINYKPSKDWMHMNGVDYNPILDQIVVSSHNLNEWYVIDHSTTTLEAAGHTGGNSGKGGDFLYRWGNPAAYGATGTNYLKVTHDAHWIPETAPNSGRLAGFNNQGISNTKSCVDQVNPPLNGYLYDITSGKAFDPSIYTYRHTANGYSSNMGSSQELPNGNLLVCLATAGTVYEINSTGATLWSKTYNGAIPQAFRYSKCQLENPAPPIPTIIQIGTSLNSSDAASYQWYLNGQAIKDEQSKSITPTKAGIYLVRTTNELGCVYQYSKGFKIEEIKSLGADVIISSDSICMGDSAIISAIIKNGSSSTSLTWESNPPGFNSTQTTINVAPLTSTEYILKIKDGSNEYSSSHSIVVFPAPTKPTISRSTNDLMSTSATNYQWFLDGTAISGATEQILTASQNGIYQVQIRDLNGCLSEISDGFTFELTQTNDVNELDWQIYPNPVKQVLNIHAPSLDQQNYQINIFNAVGKLIWSDQNTHALDVNHLSNGLYLIQLSTQQTKSIHKFILIK; from the coding sequence ATGAAGTTATTTTCTCAATTGGTATTTTTGATATTAGTGATCAGCTCCAAACTCGCAAGTCAACAGTGGGGCGATTATACACTCATAGCTCCAAATAATTCGACAACAGCACAACTTGTAGATACTGACGCAGTTGTAGTAAAAACCTGGAATCTGAACGGCAGTATGACCGGATATTCATCACACCTGATGCCGGGTGGCTTTCTTTGGCGCACGGTAAGATATTCTCCGAACTCCTTTGCAGGTGGAGGGCAGACTGGAAAAGTTCAAAAATTAGCCTGGGATGGAACCTTACTTTGGGATTTTGTCTATTCAACCACCGCTTACAGTATGCATCATGACATATGTCCCATGCCCAACGGAAATGTATTACTCATAAGTTATGAAAAAAGAACAGCTGCTGAAGTTTCTGCAGCTGGATCCACTTTTAATGGAGAAATGTGGCCAGATAAAGTTGTAGAAGTCAAACCAACTGGATTAACTACTGGGGATGTCATTTGGGAATGGAAAGTATGGGATCATCTGGTTCAAAATACGAATGCCTCTAAAGCAAATTATCAATCTTCTATAGTTAATCATCCTGAATTACTCAATATCAACTATAAACCAAGCAAGGACTGGATGCATATGAATGGTGTGGATTACAATCCCATTCTGGATCAAATTGTAGTCAGTTCACATAATTTAAATGAATGGTATGTTATTGATCACAGCACCACAACGCTTGAAGCAGCCGGTCATACCGGTGGAAATTCTGGCAAAGGCGGTGACTTTCTGTACCGTTGGGGCAATCCTGCAGCATATGGAGCTACTGGGACCAACTATTTGAAAGTTACACATGACGCTCATTGGATTCCTGAGACTGCGCCAAATAGTGGTCGTTTAGCTGGATTTAACAATCAAGGCATTTCAAATACCAAATCGTGTGTAGACCAAGTCAATCCACCTCTAAACGGCTATTTATATGACATAACTAGTGGCAAGGCATTTGACCCTTCCATATATACCTACCGACATACAGCTAATGGCTACAGCAGCAATATGGGCAGCTCACAGGAGTTACCCAACGGAAATTTATTAGTCTGCTTAGCCACAGCCGGAACTGTTTATGAAATAAATTCAACAGGGGCTACACTATGGTCCAAAACTTATAATGGTGCTATTCCACAAGCTTTCAGATATTCAAAATGTCAATTAGAAAATCCGGCTCCTCCCATTCCAACAATTATACAGATCGGCACTAGCTTGAATTCATCGGATGCTGCATCCTATCAATGGTATTTAAATGGCCAAGCGATAAAAGATGAACAATCGAAATCCATAACACCAACCAAAGCAGGAATCTATTTAGTACGCACAACCAATGAATTAGGATGTGTCTATCAATATTCTAAAGGATTTAAAATAGAAGAAATCAAATCACTTGGTGCTGATGTTATAATTTCTTCAGATTCCATTTGTATGGGTGATAGTGCGATAATCAGCGCTATTATAAAAAATGGCTCTTCATCAACTAGTTTAACATGGGAATCCAATCCTCCTGGTTTCAATTCCACGCAAACCACAATAAATGTAGCTCCATTGACCTCCACAGAATATATTTTAAAAATCAAAGATGGCTCCAATGAATACAGTTCATCACATTCCATTGTGGTTTTCCCTGCTCCGACTAAGCCGACAATTTCAAGATCAACAAATGATTTAATGTCGACTTCTGCCACTAATTATCAGTGGTTTTTGGATGGCACTGCCATTTCAGGTGCTACAGAACAAATCTTAACTGCAAGCCAAAACGGTATATATCAGGTTCAAATCAGAGATTTGAATGGTTGTCTATCTGAGATATCGGATGGTTTTACCTTTGAATTAACCCAAACAAATGATGTTAATGAATTGGATTGGCAGATCTATCCCAATCCAGTGAAACAAGTTCTTAATATTCATGCACCATCTTTAGACCAACAAAATTATCAAATCAATATATTTAATGCGGTTGGAAAACTCATATGGTCTGATCAAAATACACATGCATTAGATGTAAATCATCTTTCAAATGGTTTATATTTGATTCAATTATCTACACAACAAACTAAGTCCATTCATAAATTCATTTTAATAAAATAA
- a CDS encoding T9SS type A sorting domain-containing protein has product MKIIYITLFFFSFTCFAFAKKVKFAVDLTGQPISPNGVHITGDFQEIAGFPGGDWTSDGTPLTQEGTSSIYSIIIDLPAFRKYEYKFVNGDQFYEAEFIPIASRVGYDFNDNRWIYVDSTSSDTSFIGAIRFGENAPEGKKMIRLLVDMKNEGSSPEGVFVNANLPNWNENQSSLYRFIDNIYEAIFFVDAGLFEYQFVNGRISPKIEVVPNDCAVNHYRTINIVSDTVLSGVCFSSCAACNTTSTDHMSTNFEEMKISPNPAKDIIHCTFINHSAGTVELLNPVGQSITTYKSNGLNPLNIDASSLKSGIYFIRYKNEKNKVYQIKKVTLL; this is encoded by the coding sequence ATGAAAATCATTTACATCACTCTGTTTTTTTTCAGCTTTACATGCTTTGCGTTTGCAAAAAAAGTAAAATTTGCAGTGGACTTAACAGGTCAACCCATCAGTCCCAATGGCGTTCATATTACCGGAGATTTTCAAGAAATTGCCGGATTTCCTGGTGGAGATTGGACTTCAGATGGTACGCCTTTAACACAAGAAGGAACTTCTTCAATATATAGCATTATCATCGATCTTCCAGCATTTAGAAAATATGAATATAAGTTTGTAAATGGGGATCAGTTTTATGAAGCAGAATTTATTCCAATCGCTTCCAGAGTAGGTTATGACTTCAATGACAATCGTTGGATTTATGTAGATTCAACTTCTTCAGATACCAGTTTTATTGGGGCTATTCGCTTTGGTGAAAATGCTCCGGAAGGAAAAAAAATGATACGCCTGCTAGTTGATATGAAAAATGAAGGCAGTTCGCCTGAAGGTGTTTTTGTAAATGCTAATTTACCTAACTGGAATGAAAATCAATCCAGTTTATATCGGTTTATCGACAACATCTATGAAGCAATATTTTTTGTGGATGCAGGCCTATTTGAATATCAATTTGTAAATGGAAGAATCAGTCCTAAAATTGAAGTTGTGCCCAATGATTGCGCCGTTAATCATTACAGAACCATAAATATTGTATCCGACACAGTCCTCTCAGGAGTTTGCTTTTCTTCATGTGCAGCTTGTAACACAACATCTACCGATCACATGAGCACTAACTTTGAAGAGATGAAAATATCACCAAATCCTGCGAAAGATATAATACACTGTACCTTCATCAACCATTCTGCAGGAACTGTTGAATTATTAAATCCTGTAGGCCAAAGTATCACAACATACAAGTCAAATGGATTAAATCCATTAAATATAGATGCCTCCTCTTTAAAATCAGGCATATATTTCATTCGATATAAAAATGAAAAAAATAAGGTTTACCAAATTAAAAAAGTAACACTACTATAA
- a CDS encoding CotH kinase family protein: protein MKSNYLFVAIFLYISNIGAQQSFYELNQIQTIEITFAESNWDQILDSLKATTEGYFSASKVVINGTSFLNVGVKYKGNSSYDATSPKNPLHISLDKFQDQNYQNIKDIKLSNCYDDPSMIREVLSYQILKDYMECPQANFAKVYVNGTYMGLYSNVEDISKSFCADRFFSKKGNTFFKCSPVVKPGPNTKSNLKYISSDSTAYYNFYELKSNSGWSDLISLANTLSNNPTSAPNELDMDRIIWMLAYNNLLVNLDSYSGAFCQNYYLYKDNTGLFNPIIWDLNLSFGGLPFAGSSNSSLGSLSKEQMQQLPIALHANDPYWPLINIIMKNTTFKKMYVAHLKTIHDEVFQNDQYLSLAHYLQLLIKDAAKQDTNKFFSYTAFQYGLNEDQSVGNYIVPGIQNLINGRKTYLSSTAEFNYLQPIISTPRLIYSTSDSMCVITVNSEQSQSVFLGFRFNYATRSTLLPMYDDGLHGDGLANDHIYGLSIKSDPVNSQFYVYAENTNAGSFSPTRAAFKYYTINELNTTHTVKQTHSIVFNNPFSNKLSIHSKLDQPSDLIIYNEMGIMMFQSRFSDVISINTQNWKSGIYFIKLDQEITKGILTR, encoded by the coding sequence ATGAAATCTAATTACCTTTTTGTTGCTATCTTTCTGTATATTTCAAACATTGGTGCTCAACAATCTTTCTATGAACTCAATCAAATACAAACGATTGAAATCACATTTGCAGAATCAAATTGGGATCAAATTTTAGATAGCCTAAAAGCAACTACAGAAGGGTATTTTTCAGCAAGCAAGGTTGTTATTAATGGAACGTCATTCTTGAATGTCGGTGTTAAGTATAAAGGTAATAGTTCTTATGATGCCACTTCACCAAAAAATCCCTTGCACATTTCATTGGATAAATTCCAGGATCAGAATTATCAAAATATTAAAGACATTAAATTGAGTAATTGCTATGATGATCCTTCCATGATTCGCGAAGTGTTGAGTTATCAAATACTGAAAGATTATATGGAATGTCCTCAAGCGAATTTCGCAAAAGTATATGTCAATGGAACATACATGGGCCTTTATTCTAATGTAGAAGATATCAGCAAATCATTTTGCGCTGATCGTTTTTTTTCAAAAAAAGGAAATACGTTCTTTAAATGTAGTCCCGTAGTTAAACCTGGACCAAATACAAAAAGTAATCTCAAATATATTTCCTCTGATAGTACAGCTTATTACAACTTCTATGAATTGAAATCAAATTCCGGATGGAGTGACTTGATTTCCTTAGCCAATACTCTTTCTAACAATCCAACTTCAGCACCAAATGAACTTGATATGGATCGCATAATATGGATGCTGGCTTACAACAATTTATTGGTTAATCTGGATAGTTATTCAGGTGCATTTTGTCAAAACTATTATTTGTATAAAGATAATACAGGTTTGTTCAACCCCATCATTTGGGACTTGAATCTTTCCTTCGGGGGACTCCCTTTTGCGGGGAGTTCGAACAGCAGCTTAGGTAGCCTTAGCAAAGAACAAATGCAACAACTGCCCATTGCATTGCATGCCAATGATCCATATTGGCCATTGATTAATATCATTATGAAAAACACTACATTCAAAAAAATGTATGTTGCACATTTGAAAACGATCCACGATGAAGTATTTCAAAATGACCAATACCTCTCATTAGCTCATTACTTACAATTACTTATCAAAGACGCTGCAAAACAAGACACCAATAAATTCTTTTCCTATACCGCTTTTCAATATGGATTAAATGAAGATCAATCTGTTGGTAATTATATAGTCCCTGGAATTCAAAATTTGATCAATGGCCGCAAAACTTATTTATCATCAACCGCTGAATTCAACTATCTGCAACCCATTATTTCAACACCCAGACTCATATATTCAACTTCAGATAGCATGTGTGTGATTACCGTAAATTCAGAACAATCACAATCCGTTTTTTTGGGATTTAGATTCAACTATGCAACACGTTCTACTCTGCTTCCCATGTATGATGATGGGTTGCATGGTGATGGATTAGCCAATGATCATATTTATGGATTATCTATTAAATCTGACCCTGTAAATAGTCAATTCTATGTTTATGCTGAGAATACCAATGCCGGTAGTTTTTCACCGACACGTGCTGCTTTCAAATATTACACCATAAATGAACTCAACACAACCCATACTGTTAAGCAAACTCATTCTATAGTTTTTAATAATCCTTTTTCAAATAAATTGAGCATCCATTCAAAACTGGATCAACCATCAGACCTTATCATCTATAATGAAATGGGCATTATGATGTTTCAATCTCGTTTTTCTGATGTGATCTCGATCAATACCCAAAATTGGAAGTCCGGCATTTATTTTATTAAGCTTGATCAAGAAATAACAAAAGGCATTTTGACGCGCTAG